A single region of the Lepus europaeus isolate LE1 chromosome 1, mLepTim1.pri, whole genome shotgun sequence genome encodes:
- the PDIA4 gene encoding protein disulfide-isomerase A4 isoform X3, whose amino-acid sequence MRPRKACLLVLLFALAQLLAVASAGEADEDPSVTENAIEDEEEEEEDEDDEEEDDLEVKEENGVLVLNDANFDNFVADKDTVLLEFYAPWCGHCKQFAPEYEKIAKVLKENDPPIAVAKIDATSASMLASRFDVSGYPTIKILKKGQAVDYEGSRTQEEIVAKVKEVSQPNWTPPPEATLVLTKDNFDDVVNDADIILVEFYAPCFLLAGVGTARSSPPSTRRRLRSSASARPRFPWQKSTPQQKLTWPRGIVDYMIEQSGPPSKEVPTLKQVQEFLKDGDDVIIIGVFKGESDPAYQQYQDAANNLREDYKFHHTFSTEIAKFLKVSPGKLVVMQPEKFQSKYEPRTNVLDIQGSTEGSAIKDHVVKHALPLVGHRKTSNDAKRYTKRPLVVVYYGVDFSFDYRAATQFWRSKVLEVAKDFPEYTFAIADEEDYASEVKDLGLSESGEDVNAAILDESGKKFAMEPEEFDSDVLREFVTAFKKGKLKPVIKSQPVPKNNKGPVQVVVGKTFDSIVMDPKKDVLIEFYAPWCGHCKQLEPIYTSLAKKYKSHKGLVIAKMDATANDITSDRYKVDGFPTIYFAPRGDKKNPIKFEGGDRDLEHLSTFIDEHTTAQSRTKEEL is encoded by the exons ATGAGGCCCCGGAAAGCCTGCCTGCTGGTCCTGCTCTTCGCGCTGGCGCAGTTGTTGGCGGTGGCGAGCGCCGGGGAAGCGGACGAAG ATCCTTCTGTTACAGAAAATGCCATCGAggatgaagaggaagaggaggaggatgaagaTGATGAAGAGGAAGATGATTTGGAAGTTAAGGAAGAAAACGGTGTCCTGGTCCTGAATGATGCAAACTTTGATAACTTTGTGGCTGACAAAGACACGGTGCTGCTGGAGTTCTACGCCCCATG GTGTGGACATTGCAAACAGTTTGCTCCAGAATATGAAAAAATTGCCAAAGTCTTGAAGGAAAATGATCCTCCCATTGCTGTGGCTAAGATTGACGCGACTTCAGCATCCATGCTGGCCAGCAGGTTTGACGTGAGTGGTTATCCCACCATCAAGATCCTTAAGAAGGGGCAGGCCGTCGACTACGAGGGTTCCAGGACGCAGGAAG AAATTGTTGCCAAGGTCAAAGAGGTCTCCCAGCCCAACTGGACTCCCCCACCAGAAGCCACACTTGTGTTGACCAAAGATAACTTTGATGATGTTGTGAATGATGCAGATATCATTTTGGTGGAGTTTTATGCCCCAT GCTTCCTCTTGGCAGGTGTGGGCACTGCAAGAAGCTCGCCCCCGAGTACGAGAAGGCGGCTAAGGAGCTCAGCAAGCGCACGCCCCCGATTCCCCTGGCAAAAGTCGACGCCACAGCAGAAACTGACCTGGCCAAGAG GGATCGTTGACTACATGATCGAGCAGTCCGGGCCTCCCTCCAAGGAGGTTCCGACCCTGAAGCAGGTCCAGGAATTCCTGAAGGACGGAGATGATGTCATCATCATTGGGGTCTTTAAGGGGGAGAGTGACCCAGCGTACCAGCAGTATCAGGATGCTG CTAACAACCTGAGAGAAGATTACAAATTTCACCATACTTTCAGCACTGAAATAGCGAAGTTCTTGAAAGTATCCCCAGGGAAGTTGGTGGTAATGCAGCCTGAGAAATTCCAGTCCAAGTATGAGCCCAGGACCAATGTGTTGGACATTCAG GGTTCCACGGAGGGATCGGCCATCAAGGACCACGTGGTGAAGCACGCCCTGCCGCTGGTTGGCCACCGCAAGACCTCCAACGACGCCAAGCGCTACACCAAGCGCCCCCTGGTGGTCGTCTACTACGGCGTGGACTTCAGCTTTGATTACAGAGCCG CCACTCAGTTTTGGCGGAGCAAAGTCCTGGAGGTGGCCAAGGACTTCCCCGAGTACACCTTTGCCATCGCCGACGAGGAGGACTACGCCTCGGAGGTGAAGGACCTGGGCCTCAGCGAGAGCGGGGAGGACGTCAACGCAGCCATCCTGGACGAGAGCGGCAAGAAGTTCGCCATGGAGCCCGAGGAGTTTGATTCTGATGTCCTGCGCGAGTTTGTCACAGCTTTCAAAAAAG GAAAACTGAAGCCAGTCATCAAATCCCAGCCAGTGCCCAAGAACAACAAGGGACCCGTCCAGGTCGTGGTGGGGAAGACCTTCGACTCCATCGTGATGGACCCCAAGAAGGATGTACTCATTGAGTTCTACGCGCCATGGTgcgggcactgcaagcagctgGAACCCATCTACACCAGCCTGGCCAAGAAGTACAAGAGCCACAAGGGCCTGGTCATCGCCAAGATGGACGCCACCGCCAACGACATCACCAGCGACCGCTACAAGGTGGATGGCTTCCCCACCATCTACTTCGCCCCCCGTGGGGACAAAAAGAACCCAATTAAGTTTGAGGGTGGAGACAGAGATTTGGAGCATTTGAGCACGTTTATAGATGaacacaccacagcacagagccgGACCAAGGAGGAGCTCTGA
- the PDIA4 gene encoding protein disulfide-isomerase A4 isoform X1, translated as MRPRKACLLVLLFALAQLLAVASAGEADEDPSVTENAIEDEEEEEEDEDDEEEDDLEVKEENGVLVLNDANFDNFVADKDTVLLEFYAPWCGHCKQFAPEYEKIAKVLKENDPPIAVAKIDATSASMLASRFDVSGYPTIKILKKGQAVDYEGSRTQEEIVAKVKEVSQPNWTPPPEATLVLTKDNFDDVVNDADIILVEFYAPWCGHCKKLAPEYEKAAKELSKRTPPIPLAKVDATAETDLAKRFDVSGYPTLKIFRKGKPFDYNGPREKYGIVDYMIEQSGPPSKEVPTLKQVQEFLKDGDDVIIIGVFKGESDPAYQQYQDAANNLREDYKFHHTFSTEIAKFLKVSPGKLVVMQPEKFQSKYEPRTNVLDIQGSTEGSAIKDHVVKHALPLVGHRKTSNDAKRYTKRPLVVVYYGVDFSFDYRAATQFWRSKVLEVAKDFPEYTFAIADEEDYASEVKDLGLSESGEDVNAAILDESGKKFAMEPEEFDSDVLREFVTAFKKGKLKPVIKSQPVPKNNKGPVQVVVGKTFDSIVMDPKKDVLIEFYAPWCGHCKQLEPIYTSLAKKYKSHKGLVIAKMDATANDITSDRYKVDGFPTIYFAPRGDKKNPIKFEGGDRDLEHLSTFIDEHTTAQSRTKEEL; from the exons ATGAGGCCCCGGAAAGCCTGCCTGCTGGTCCTGCTCTTCGCGCTGGCGCAGTTGTTGGCGGTGGCGAGCGCCGGGGAAGCGGACGAAG ATCCTTCTGTTACAGAAAATGCCATCGAggatgaagaggaagaggaggaggatgaagaTGATGAAGAGGAAGATGATTTGGAAGTTAAGGAAGAAAACGGTGTCCTGGTCCTGAATGATGCAAACTTTGATAACTTTGTGGCTGACAAAGACACGGTGCTGCTGGAGTTCTACGCCCCATG GTGTGGACATTGCAAACAGTTTGCTCCAGAATATGAAAAAATTGCCAAAGTCTTGAAGGAAAATGATCCTCCCATTGCTGTGGCTAAGATTGACGCGACTTCAGCATCCATGCTGGCCAGCAGGTTTGACGTGAGTGGTTATCCCACCATCAAGATCCTTAAGAAGGGGCAGGCCGTCGACTACGAGGGTTCCAGGACGCAGGAAG AAATTGTTGCCAAGGTCAAAGAGGTCTCCCAGCCCAACTGGACTCCCCCACCAGAAGCCACACTTGTGTTGACCAAAGATAACTTTGATGATGTTGTGAATGATGCAGATATCATTTTGGTGGAGTTTTATGCCCCATG GTGTGGGCACTGCAAGAAGCTCGCCCCCGAGTACGAGAAGGCGGCTAAGGAGCTCAGCAAGCGCACGCCCCCGATTCCCCTGGCAAAAGTCGACGCCACAGCAGAAACTGACCTGGCCAAGAGGTTCGATGTGTCTGGCTACCCCACCCTGAAAATCTTCCGCAAAGGAAAGCCTTTCGACTACAATGGCCCACGAGAAAAATATG GGATCGTTGACTACATGATCGAGCAGTCCGGGCCTCCCTCCAAGGAGGTTCCGACCCTGAAGCAGGTCCAGGAATTCCTGAAGGACGGAGATGATGTCATCATCATTGGGGTCTTTAAGGGGGAGAGTGACCCAGCGTACCAGCAGTATCAGGATGCTG CTAACAACCTGAGAGAAGATTACAAATTTCACCATACTTTCAGCACTGAAATAGCGAAGTTCTTGAAAGTATCCCCAGGGAAGTTGGTGGTAATGCAGCCTGAGAAATTCCAGTCCAAGTATGAGCCCAGGACCAATGTGTTGGACATTCAG GGTTCCACGGAGGGATCGGCCATCAAGGACCACGTGGTGAAGCACGCCCTGCCGCTGGTTGGCCACCGCAAGACCTCCAACGACGCCAAGCGCTACACCAAGCGCCCCCTGGTGGTCGTCTACTACGGCGTGGACTTCAGCTTTGATTACAGAGCCG CCACTCAGTTTTGGCGGAGCAAAGTCCTGGAGGTGGCCAAGGACTTCCCCGAGTACACCTTTGCCATCGCCGACGAGGAGGACTACGCCTCGGAGGTGAAGGACCTGGGCCTCAGCGAGAGCGGGGAGGACGTCAACGCAGCCATCCTGGACGAGAGCGGCAAGAAGTTCGCCATGGAGCCCGAGGAGTTTGATTCTGATGTCCTGCGCGAGTTTGTCACAGCTTTCAAAAAAG GAAAACTGAAGCCAGTCATCAAATCCCAGCCAGTGCCCAAGAACAACAAGGGACCCGTCCAGGTCGTGGTGGGGAAGACCTTCGACTCCATCGTGATGGACCCCAAGAAGGATGTACTCATTGAGTTCTACGCGCCATGGTgcgggcactgcaagcagctgGAACCCATCTACACCAGCCTGGCCAAGAAGTACAAGAGCCACAAGGGCCTGGTCATCGCCAAGATGGACGCCACCGCCAACGACATCACCAGCGACCGCTACAAGGTGGATGGCTTCCCCACCATCTACTTCGCCCCCCGTGGGGACAAAAAGAACCCAATTAAGTTTGAGGGTGGAGACAGAGATTTGGAGCATTTGAGCACGTTTATAGATGaacacaccacagcacagagccgGACCAAGGAGGAGCTCTGA
- the PDIA4 gene encoding protein disulfide-isomerase A4 isoform X2: protein MRPRKACLLVLLFALAQLLAVASAGEADEENAIEDEEEEEEDEDDEEEDDLEVKEENGVLVLNDANFDNFVADKDTVLLEFYAPWCGHCKQFAPEYEKIAKVLKENDPPIAVAKIDATSASMLASRFDVSGYPTIKILKKGQAVDYEGSRTQEEIVAKVKEVSQPNWTPPPEATLVLTKDNFDDVVNDADIILVEFYAPWCGHCKKLAPEYEKAAKELSKRTPPIPLAKVDATAETDLAKRFDVSGYPTLKIFRKGKPFDYNGPREKYGIVDYMIEQSGPPSKEVPTLKQVQEFLKDGDDVIIIGVFKGESDPAYQQYQDAANNLREDYKFHHTFSTEIAKFLKVSPGKLVVMQPEKFQSKYEPRTNVLDIQGSTEGSAIKDHVVKHALPLVGHRKTSNDAKRYTKRPLVVVYYGVDFSFDYRAATQFWRSKVLEVAKDFPEYTFAIADEEDYASEVKDLGLSESGEDVNAAILDESGKKFAMEPEEFDSDVLREFVTAFKKGKLKPVIKSQPVPKNNKGPVQVVVGKTFDSIVMDPKKDVLIEFYAPWCGHCKQLEPIYTSLAKKYKSHKGLVIAKMDATANDITSDRYKVDGFPTIYFAPRGDKKNPIKFEGGDRDLEHLSTFIDEHTTAQSRTKEEL from the exons ATGAGGCCCCGGAAAGCCTGCCTGCTGGTCCTGCTCTTCGCGCTGGCGCAGTTGTTGGCGGTGGCGAGCGCCGGGGAAGCGGACGAAG AAAATGCCATCGAggatgaagaggaagaggaggaggatgaagaTGATGAAGAGGAAGATGATTTGGAAGTTAAGGAAGAAAACGGTGTCCTGGTCCTGAATGATGCAAACTTTGATAACTTTGTGGCTGACAAAGACACGGTGCTGCTGGAGTTCTACGCCCCATG GTGTGGACATTGCAAACAGTTTGCTCCAGAATATGAAAAAATTGCCAAAGTCTTGAAGGAAAATGATCCTCCCATTGCTGTGGCTAAGATTGACGCGACTTCAGCATCCATGCTGGCCAGCAGGTTTGACGTGAGTGGTTATCCCACCATCAAGATCCTTAAGAAGGGGCAGGCCGTCGACTACGAGGGTTCCAGGACGCAGGAAG AAATTGTTGCCAAGGTCAAAGAGGTCTCCCAGCCCAACTGGACTCCCCCACCAGAAGCCACACTTGTGTTGACCAAAGATAACTTTGATGATGTTGTGAATGATGCAGATATCATTTTGGTGGAGTTTTATGCCCCATG GTGTGGGCACTGCAAGAAGCTCGCCCCCGAGTACGAGAAGGCGGCTAAGGAGCTCAGCAAGCGCACGCCCCCGATTCCCCTGGCAAAAGTCGACGCCACAGCAGAAACTGACCTGGCCAAGAGGTTCGATGTGTCTGGCTACCCCACCCTGAAAATCTTCCGCAAAGGAAAGCCTTTCGACTACAATGGCCCACGAGAAAAATATG GGATCGTTGACTACATGATCGAGCAGTCCGGGCCTCCCTCCAAGGAGGTTCCGACCCTGAAGCAGGTCCAGGAATTCCTGAAGGACGGAGATGATGTCATCATCATTGGGGTCTTTAAGGGGGAGAGTGACCCAGCGTACCAGCAGTATCAGGATGCTG CTAACAACCTGAGAGAAGATTACAAATTTCACCATACTTTCAGCACTGAAATAGCGAAGTTCTTGAAAGTATCCCCAGGGAAGTTGGTGGTAATGCAGCCTGAGAAATTCCAGTCCAAGTATGAGCCCAGGACCAATGTGTTGGACATTCAG GGTTCCACGGAGGGATCGGCCATCAAGGACCACGTGGTGAAGCACGCCCTGCCGCTGGTTGGCCACCGCAAGACCTCCAACGACGCCAAGCGCTACACCAAGCGCCCCCTGGTGGTCGTCTACTACGGCGTGGACTTCAGCTTTGATTACAGAGCCG CCACTCAGTTTTGGCGGAGCAAAGTCCTGGAGGTGGCCAAGGACTTCCCCGAGTACACCTTTGCCATCGCCGACGAGGAGGACTACGCCTCGGAGGTGAAGGACCTGGGCCTCAGCGAGAGCGGGGAGGACGTCAACGCAGCCATCCTGGACGAGAGCGGCAAGAAGTTCGCCATGGAGCCCGAGGAGTTTGATTCTGATGTCCTGCGCGAGTTTGTCACAGCTTTCAAAAAAG GAAAACTGAAGCCAGTCATCAAATCCCAGCCAGTGCCCAAGAACAACAAGGGACCCGTCCAGGTCGTGGTGGGGAAGACCTTCGACTCCATCGTGATGGACCCCAAGAAGGATGTACTCATTGAGTTCTACGCGCCATGGTgcgggcactgcaagcagctgGAACCCATCTACACCAGCCTGGCCAAGAAGTACAAGAGCCACAAGGGCCTGGTCATCGCCAAGATGGACGCCACCGCCAACGACATCACCAGCGACCGCTACAAGGTGGATGGCTTCCCCACCATCTACTTCGCCCCCCGTGGGGACAAAAAGAACCCAATTAAGTTTGAGGGTGGAGACAGAGATTTGGAGCATTTGAGCACGTTTATAGATGaacacaccacagcacagagccgGACCAAGGAGGAGCTCTGA